A genomic segment from Nicotiana sylvestris chromosome 1, ASM39365v2, whole genome shotgun sequence encodes:
- the LOC138875887 gene encoding uncharacterized protein, with the protein MPPCEALYGRKCRTPLCWNEIGERKFVGPEIVQQTEDKVKIIKDRLKISSDRQKSYADLKRCEIEHQVGDKVFLKVSPWKKIMRFGQKGKLIPRFIGPYEILERIGPVAYKLALPPELGKIHNVFHVSMLRKYRSDPSHVRPIESIEVNPDLTYEEEPIQILAREIKELRNKRITLVKVLWRNHSGEEATWEREEDMRVQYPHLFRD; encoded by the coding sequence ATGCCTCCTTGtgaagctttatatgggagaAAATGTAGAACGCCTCTTTGTTGGAATGAGATTGGTGAAAGAAAATTTGTGGGTCCTGAGATTGTGCAACAAACTGAagataaggtaaaaatcatcaaGGATCGTTTGAAAATTTCTTCAGATAGACAAAAGTCCTATGCTGATCTTAAAAGGTGTGAAATTGAGCATCAGGTGGGCGATAAGGTATTTTTAAAGGTTTCTCCATGGAAGAAGATTATGAGATTTGGCCAAAAAGGTAAACTTATCCCTCGATTCATTGGACCTTATGAAATACTTGAGAGAATTGGTCCGGTTGCATATAAGCTAGCTTTGCCACCTGAATTAGGTAAGATCCACAACgtctttcatgtttctatgcttcgaaaaTACCGCtcagatccatctcatgttcGTCCTATTGAGTCTATTGAGGTTAATCCTGATTTGACATATGAAGAAGAACCAATCCAAATCTTAGCACGTGAGATAAAAGAGCTTAGAAATAAGAGAATCACATTAGTGAAGGTTCTTTGGAGAAATCATTCAGGCGAAGAAGCTACCTGGGAGCGAGAAGAGGATATGCGAGTTCAATATCCACATTTGTTTCGGGACTAG
- the LOC104213723 gene encoding AP2-like ethylene-responsive transcription factor At1g79700: MKKSPSFSFSCSSSSSSSSCIEQIHEETEKQRLKPKPKSKPRAKRATRAKKIVNADSPNSSTARRSSIYRGVTRHRWTGRYEAHLWDKSTWNSIQNKRGRQIYLGAYDSEEAAARTYDLAALKYWGPTTTLNLPIETYNKELEEMQRLSKEEYLASLRRLSSGFSRGVSKYRGVARHHHNGRWEARIGRVFGNKYLYLGTYSTQEEAAAAYDLAAIEFRGPNAVTNFDISTYADKLKKFREPELVPKEEKTESSAEVQSNEVSEQQQPVQQEEENQQKFQQEEQEELAVEPIVVPKLEFTPSLDSDEVTQPKVLKLEFAPSVESADKIKAKDHEEEDDNPWNMYLDDTFDSFPVSDFSLDKPSDLMDFFNNTGFDNNIDFNFYEQSSENEFNLDVFSDSMIIDLIEAKEEELMNPSNSPTSSSSMSRTTSISSDTKDVGGLD; the protein is encoded by the exons ATGAAGAAATCtccatctttttctttttcttgctcctcttcttcttcctcatctTCATGCATTGAACAAATCCATGAGGAAACAGAGAAACAAAGGCTGAAACCAAAGCCGAAATCAAAACCCAGAGCCAAACGTGCTACTAGAGCCAAGAAAATTGTAAATGCTGATTCTCCTAATTCTTCTACTGCTAGAAGAAGCTCAATTTACAGAGGTGTAACCAG ACATAGATGGACAGGAAGATATGAAGCTCACCTATGGGACAAGAGTACTTGGAATAGCATTCAGAATAAGAGAGGACGACAAA TTTATTTGG GAGCTTATGATAGTGAGGAAGCTGCTGCCCGAACTTATGATCTTGCGGCCCTTAAGTACTGGGGACCCACTACTACACTTAATTTACCG ATCGAAACGTATAACAAAGAGCTTGAAGAAATGCAGAGGCTATCAAAGGAAGAGTACTTGGCTTCATTACGGCGACTGAGCAGTGGATTTTCTAGGGGTGTTTCCAAATATCGTGGCGTCGCAAG GCACCACCATAATGGTCGATGGGAAGCAAGAATTGGACGAGTCTTTGGAAATAAGTACCTCTATTTGGGAACTTACA GCACTCAAGAGGAAGCAGCTGCAGCATATGATTTGGCAGCAATTGAGTTCAGAGGGCCTAATGCAGTCACCAACTTCGACATCAGCACATATGCAGACAAGTTGAAGAAATTCCGCGAACCAGAGCTGGTACCAAAGGAGGAAAAAACAGAATCCTCTGCTGAAGTGCAATCAAATGAGGTATCTGAACAACAACAGCCAgttcaacaagaagaagaaaaccaacaGAAGTTTCAACAAGAAGAGCAAGAAGAATTAGCAGTGGAACCAATAGTAGTACCAAAGTTAGAGTTTACACCTTCACTTGATTCTGATGAAGTGACTCAACCAAAAGTTCTGAAGTTGGAGTTTGCTCCTTCAGTTGAGTCTGCTGATAAAATAAAGGCAAAGGATCACGAGGAGGAAGATGACAACCCGTGGAACATGTACTTGGATGATACATTTGATTCCTTCCCAGTTTCCGACTTCTCACTTGACAAACCATCCGACTTGATGGATTTTTTCAACAATACTGGCTTTGACAACAACATTGACTTCAATTTCTATGAGCAATCAAGTGAGAATGAGTTCAACCTGGATGTATTCTCTGACAGCATGATCATCGACTTGATTGAAGCTAAGGAGGAAGAACTGATGAATCCATCGAATTCGCCTACTTCATCATCATCTATGTCAAGAACCACATCCATTTCTAGCGACACGAAAGATGTTGGAGGTTTGGACTAG
- the LOC104213724 gene encoding protein FAR1-RELATED SEQUENCE 3-like has product MNIEVIDVEGQKRQKTGEIAAELIHNSKQGLPENFTERDAIVEVDDGEEKPYVGMEFQTEEAAKNFFDAYARRVGFTIHVGQYSRDKPDGPIISWDYSCSREVVRRKNIESCNAMLRIERKNSDSWVVTKFVEDHNHSIVNPSKVHYLQPRKHFSGASKTVGETPGAPTVIMVPVDGNHVSVSSNEGVKDASPVESNRVTKNFSPVIPIMFIQPCSRKRTLGRDAHNLLDYFKKMQAENPGFYYAIQLDDENRMTNAFWADARSRIAYSHFGDAVIFDTMYRPNQFQVPFAPFTGVNHHGQIVLFGCALLLDESESSFTWLFRTWLSAMNNHPPVSITTDQDRAIKAAVNQVLPCTRHCICKWHILREGQERLAHIYLAHPSFYGELYSCINYSETIEDFELSWASILDRYDLRKNEWLQAVYNARNQWAPVYFRDTFFAALPSNQSVTSFFDGYVNQQTTLPMFFKQYERALESSLEREIQSDFDTNCTTPMLKTPSPMEQQASNLYTKKVFAKFQEELVETFAYTANKIDGDGRLSKFRVAKYEQDDKAYIVMLNLAEMKASCSCHMFEYSGILCRHILTVFTVTNVLTVPSHYIVRRWTRNAKVGQGSEEDIVKTGINSLSSRFNHLCLEALRYAEEGAVSVETYDAAISALRDGLSKISIVAKNIVRPPSSQGSGSTQDESIKRTLATSNTAPSLWPWQDTLPHHFNLNDVDLPAGDLNQPTMTPVAINRDGGLVDNVVVYTCFKSMTWVIENTTPAIKVAVINLKLQDYGKSPAGETEVQFRVTRVTLEPMLKSMGYISQQLSLPANRVAVINLKLQDTKTPSGETEVKFQVSTDTLGSMLRSMAYIREQL; this is encoded by the exons ATGAATATTGAAGTGATTGATGTAGAAGGGCAGAAGAGGCAAAAAACTGGGGAAATAGCTGCTGAACTAATTCACAATTCCAAACAGGGTTTGCCGGAGAATTTTACTGAAAGAGATGCTATCGTTGAAGTTGATGATGGGGAAGAGAAGCCATATGTGGGAATGGAGTTTCAAACAGAAGAAGCAGCAAAGAACTTTTTTGATGCATATGCTAGGCGTGTGGGCTTTACTATACATGTTGGACAGTACAGCCGAGATAAGCCTGACGGCCCTATCATTAGTTGGGACTACTCTTGTTCAAGAGAAGTTGTTAGAAGGAAGAATATAGAGAGTTGCAACGCTATGCTTCGCATAGAGAGGAAAAATTCAGATAGTTGGGTTGTGACTAAATTTGTTGAGGATCACAATCATTCAATAGTGAATCCCAGCAAAGTGCATTACCTTCAACCTCGTAAACATTTTTCTGGTGCTTCTAAGACTGTAGGAGAGACACCGGGGGCTCCAACTGTTATTATGGTTCCGGTGGACGGGAATCATGTATCTGTCAGTTCCAATGAAGGTGTTAAGGATGCTTCTCCTGTGGAGTCAAATCGTGTGACCAAGAACTTTAGCCCTGTCATACCAATAATGTTTATCCAGCCTTGCAGCCGAAAGAGAACACTTGGAAGAGATGCCCATAATCTTCTTGATTATTTCAAAAAAATGCAAGCGGAAAATCCTGGTTTCTACTATGCTATTCAACTTGATGATGAAAATCGCATGACAAATGCCTTTTGGGCTGATGCAAGATCGAGGATAGCTTATAGTCACTTTGGTGATGCTGTTATTTTTGATACAATGTATAGACCAAATCAATTCCAGGTTCCATTTGCTCCATTCACAGGCGTAAATCATCATGGACAAATTGTTTTGTTTGGCTGTGCATTACTCTTAGATGAGTCTGAGTCTTCCTTTACTTGGCTTTTCCGAACCTGGCTATCTGCAATGAATAATCACCCTCCAGTTTCTATTACAACCGACCAGGATAGAGCTATTAAGGCAGCAGTCAACCAAGTATTACCATGTACTCGTCATTGCATCTGTAAGTGGCATATCTTACGAGAAGGGCAGGAAAGATTGGCTCACATATATTTGGCTCATCCTTCTTTTTATGGGGAGCTGTATAGCTGCATTAACTATTCTGAGACTATTGAGGATTTCGAATTATCTTGGGCCTCTATACTTGATAGGTATGATCTCAGGAAAAATGAGTGGCTTCAAGCTGTATATAATGCTCGCAACCAGTGGGCTCCAGTATATTTTCGAGATACTTTCTTTGCTGCACTTCCCTCGAACCAGAGTGTAACCTCCTTTTTTGATGGATATGTGAATCAACAGACAACTCTACCAATGTTCTTTAAGCAGTATGAAAGAGCTTTAGAAAGTTCACTTGAAAGGGAAATTCAATCAGATTTTGATACAAATTGCACCACACCAATGCTAAAGACCCCATCTCCAATGGAACAACAAGCATCTAACCTCTACACCAAAAAAGTTTTTGCAAAGTTTCAAGAGGAATTAGTTGAAACTTTTGCCTACACTGCCAATAAGATTGATGGTGATGGGAGACTGAGCAAATTTAGGGTCGCAAAATATGAACAGGATGACAAAGCATACATTGTAATGTTGAATCTTGCCGAGATGAAAGCAAGTTGCAGCTGCCATATGTTTGAGTATTCGGGCATCTTGTGTAGGCACATCTTAACCGTCTTCACAGTGACTAATGTTCTTACAGTTCCGTCCCATTATATAGTTAGGAGGTGGACAAGGAATGCAAAAGTTGGACAAGGATCAGAAGAAGACATTGTTAAAACTGGAATTAATTCTCTCTCTTCACGTTTCAACCACTTATGTCTGGAAGCTTTAAGATATGCGGAAGAAGGGGCAGTTTCAGTGGAGACCTATGATGCAGCGATTAGTGCTTTAAGAGACGGGTTGAGTAAAATTTCTATTGTTGCGAAAAATATTGTAAGACCCCCTAGCTCACAGGGAAGTGGAAGTACTCAGGATGAGAGCATAAAAAGAACTCTGGCTACTTCTAATACCGCACCATCTTTATGGCCTTGGCAAGATACTTTGCCTCATCATTTTAACCTTAATGATGTTGATTTACCTGCTGGTGACTTAAATCAGCCCACTATGACACCTGTGGCTATAAATCGTGATGGTGGCCTTGTTGATAATGTG GTTGTTTATACTTGTTTCAAGTCTATGACATGGGTGATTGAAAACACAACTCCAGCAATTAaagtggctgtcatcaatttgaAG TTGCAAGATTATGGCAAGAGCCCAGCAGGGGAAacagaagttcagtttagagttacAAGAGTCACCCTGGAGCCAATGCTGAAATCCATGGGTTACATAAGTCAACAGCTTTCACTGCCGGCAAATAGAGTAGCTGTTATCAATTTAAAG CTTCAAGATACTAAGACACCTTCCGGAGAAACTGAAGTGAAATTTCAAGTTTCAACGGATACTCTAGGGTCAATGCTGAGATCGATGGCTTACATTCGTGAACAACTTTGA
- the LOC104213726 gene encoding QWRF motif-containing protein 2-like: MSSVQRRQQPVDVSKENGGARVQQQQDVMQSRGGKMSSRLDTPTVTGAARIVPSRYRQTPQSLLRASSTSNPGFASVSAVSAAAKLLQEAIATPLNPCAVSNGDGAIVHKKLSKVSTSNDADGCASAAATESNSCPNSPVCTQRKQQQIKFPKEHGSTRVQQQQLADVLQSKSSKTSSRLDTPTVTGAARIVPSRYRTPQSLHRHGPTNNPGGTLVSAADKLLREATATPVNPCTLSQDDGALISRKLSKVSTSHDVDSGATATTKGSSCPSSPVCTQITKGSSGPSSPVCTQSNKTRTLSAVRSSMPEIDRCLTERNRDNNNKTFDDCSSYKSASSTCARSLHLPAANNENSSSWLSLKPTDMFASIPSRSSFKMGSLCLPPHPSSNKLGADARKVRKGFSDQEDVHSFKLLYNRYLQWRFVNAKAETSMNSQRQDSERRLYSFAHQLTDLREAVHQKRAELEYLQRIKTLSTILEAQSPCLEEWANLEEDYSTSLSGTTSALRNCSLRLPISAEVQVNTRELGDALNSSTKVMEMIGLQIQNFMQKAEETESLISELARVSGVERALVEECGDLLLKTYISQVTEWSLRGQMIQMHRDNLYQVQKE; encoded by the coding sequence ATGTCCTCTGTTCAGAGAAGGCAGCAACCTGTAGATGTTTCCAAGGAAAATGGAGGTGCCAGAGTACAGCAACAACAAGATGTTATGCAGTCAAGAGGTGGTAAGATGTCCTCGCGGCTCGACACGCCTACAGTTACAGGTGCTGCTAGGATTGTCCCATCTAGATATAGGCAAACTCCTCAGTCCTTACTCCGTGCTAGTTCAACGAGTAATCCTGGATTTGCATCTGTTAGTGCTGTTAGTGCTGCTGCTAAACTGTTACAGGAGGCTATTGCTACTCCGCTAAATCCTTGTGCAGTGTCCAATGGTGATGGAGCAATTGTGCATAAAAAGCTCTCCAAAGTTTCAACAAGCAATGATGCAGATGGTTGTGCTTCTGCTGCTGCTACTGAGAGTAATTCATGCCCGAATTCTCCGGTCTGCACTCAAAGAAAGCAGCAACAAATTAAATTTCCTAAGGAACATGGCAGCACTAGAGTACAACAGCAGCAACTTGCAGATGTGTTGCAATCAAAAAGTAGCAAGACCTCCTCAAGACTTGACACACCGACAGTGACTGGTGCTGCTAGGATTGTCCCATCTAGATATAGGACTCCTCAGTCTTTACACCGTCACGGTCCAACCAATAATCCTGGAGGAACATTGGTCAGTGCCGCTGATAAACTATTGCGGGAGGCTACTGCTACACCTGTGAATCCTTGTACTTTGTCTCAGGATGATGGAGCATTAATCTCCAGAAAGCTTTCAAAAGTTTCTACTAGCCATGATGTAGATTCTggtgctactgctactactaagGGAAGTTCATGCCCAAGTTCTCCAGTTTGCACCCAGATTACTAAGGGAAGTTCAGGTCCGAGTTCTCCAGTTTGCACCCAGAGCAATAAGACGCGGACATTATCAGCGGTGAGGTCTTCTATGCCTGAGATTGATAGATGTCTTACTGAGAGAAATAGAGACAATAACAACAAAACATTTGATGATTGCAGTTCTTATAAATCTGCATCTTCTACTTGCGCTCGTTCATTGCATCTGCCAGCAGCCAACAATGAAAATTCCTCCTCTTGGCTATCTCTCAAACCAACTGACATGTTTGCTTCCATCCCTTCTAGATCATCTTTCAAAATGGGGAGCCTTTGCTTGCCTCCTCATCCAAGTTCCAATAAATTGGGAGCAGATGCAAGGAAAGTAAGGAAGGGTTTCAGTGATCAGGAAGATGTTCATTCCTTCAAGTTGCTCTATAATCGTTACCTTCAATGGCGATTTGTGAATGCCAAAGCAGAGACCTCCATGAATTCCCAAAGACAGGATAGTGAGAGAAGGCTTTATTCCTTTGCACACCAGTTAACTGATTTACGTGAAGCTGTTCACCAGAAACGCGCTGAACTTGAGTATTTGCAAAGGATCAAAACTTTATCCACTATTCTTGAAGCACAATCACCATGTCTTGAGGAATGGGCTAACCTGGAAGAGGATTACTCAACTTCTCTGTCAGGTACAACTAGTGCCTTGCGCAATTGCTCTCTAAGACTTCCTATCAGCGCGGAAGTTCAGGTTAATACAAGAGAGTTAGGGGATGCTCTTAATTCATCTACAAAGGTGATGGAAATGATCGGTTTGCAGATTCAGAACTTTATGCAAAAGGCAGAAGAAACAGAAAGTTTAATATCTGAACTAGCTAGAGTGAGTGGTGTAGAGAGAGCTCTTGTTGAGGAATGTGGGGATTTATTGTTGAAGACATATATCTCACAGGTGACAGAATGGAGTTTAAGGGGACAGATGATTCAAATGCATAGAGACAACCTTTATCAAGTTCAGAAAGAATGA